In the genome of Pangasianodon hypophthalmus isolate fPanHyp1 chromosome 23, fPanHyp1.pri, whole genome shotgun sequence, one region contains:
- the gcgra gene encoding glucagon receptor — translation MSQAFLLSLIIFFSCTQVSSALSMKLLMREWMNYEDECLRNNSREPPATGLVCNRTFDKYACWPDGLPNTTVSVPCPKYLPWHAKVQHGLVYLECSADGQWAKQKNASECETNDLAQTDTQYYVKILSKFRIIYTVGYSLSLGALVLALGILVAFRKLHCMRNNIHMNLFASFILRAAAIFIKDALLERPIINPGTTTDLEMELFVKNEVLQPDVGCRIAVVMMQYSIIANSHWLLVEGIYLHNLLAVTVLTEGNHFSIYLCIGWGAPLIFVLPWIIVKYIYENENCWEQNINMGYWWIIRSPILLAVLINFFIFIRIIKILVSKLRAHQMRYSDYKFRLAKSTLTLIPLLGSHLVLFSFVTDESTSNGAITLRLTKLFIDLVFNSFQGLLVAILYCFVNKEVQSEIMKFWKRWRGKDIDEDYRHTYSNTAQVTNSKQVQAASSKLRLPDVTCSSSVVCGSEEKQLLALSCHNGTDRLRFTSKSPEGTSSTNSTAAEEPMVCNQDPRGSIESNM, via the exons ATGTCACAGGCGTTTCTTCTGAGCCTGATCATTTTCTTCTCCTGCACCCAG GTGTCCTCTGCCTTGTCCATGAAACTTTTAATGAGAGAGTGGATGAATTACGAAGATGAGTGTCTCAGGAATAACAGCAGAGAACCACCAGCCACAG GTCTTGTGTGTAACAGGACGTTCGATAAATATGCCTGCTGGCCAGATGGTTTGCCCAACACCACAGTGAGCGTCCCCTGCCCCAAGTACCTGCCCTGGCACGCAAAAG TCCAACATGGCCTGGTTTATCTGGAGTGCAGTGCCGATGGCCAGTGGGCCAAGCAGAAGAACGCAAGTGAGTGTGAAACAAATGATCTGGCCCAGACTGACACG CAATACTATGTCAAGATCCTCAGTAAATTCAGGATCATATACACCGTTGGTTATTCCCTGTCACTGGGAGCGCTGGTACTGGCACTCGGTATCCTGGTGGCCTTCAG GAAGCTGCACTGCATGAGGAACAACATTCACATGAACCTGTTTGCCTCCTTCATCCTGCGGGCTGCCGCCATTTTCATCAAAGACGCCTTGTTGGAGAGACCCATCATCAACCCGGGCACCACCACGGACCTCGAGATGGAGCTCTTCGTCAAGAACGAA GTTTTACAGCCGGATGTGGGCTGCAGGATTGCTGTAGTGATGATGCAGTACAGTATCATAGCGAACAGCCACTGGCTGCTGGTGGAGGGGATATACCTGCACAACCTGCTGGCGGTCACGGTGCTGACTGAGGGGAACCACTTCAGCATCTACCTGTGCATCGGCTGGG GAGCTCCACTGATCTTTGTTCTGCCGTGGATCATTGTGAAATATATCTATGAGAACGAGAA TTGCTGGGAACAGAACATAAACATGGGGTACTGGTGGATTATTCGTTCCCCCATCCTACTGGCAGTGCTG ATCAACTTCTTCATCTTCATACGCATCATTAAGATCCTCGTGTCCAAGCTGAGGGCTCACCAAATGAGATACTCCGACTACAAGTTCCG GCTCGCGAAGTCCACCCTTACCCTCATCCCTCTGCTTGGTAGCCATCTGGTCCTGTTTTCCTTCGTCACTGATGAGTCTACCTCAAACGGTGCCATCACCCTGCGGCTCACGAAACTCTTCATCGACCTTGTCTTCAACTCCTTCCAG GGGCTGCTAGTGGCCATCCTCTACTGCTTTGTCAACAAAGAG GTTCAGTCTGAGATCATGAAGTTCTGGAAGCGCTGGAGGGGGAAAGACATAGACGAAGACTACCGTCACACCTACAGCAACACGGCTCAGGTGACCAACAGCAAACAAGTCCAAGCCGCGTCCAGCAAGCTGAGGCTGCCGGACGTCACGTGCTCGAGTTCGGTCGTCTGCGGCTCCGAGGAGAAGCAGCTGCTGGCGCTCAGCTGCCACAACGGCACGGATCGCCTGCGCTTCACTTCCAAGTCACCGGAGGGTACCAGCAGCACCAACAGCACGGCAGCCGAAGAGCCGATGGTGTGCAATCAGGACCCACGAGGGAGCATCGAGAGCAACATGTGA